Proteins from a genomic interval of Triplophysa dalaica isolate WHDGS20190420 chromosome 21, ASM1584641v1, whole genome shotgun sequence:
- the arhgap46a gene encoding rho GTPase-activating protein 39 codes for MAGASSDWVEILEPRSQERMYVNLTTGECGWEPPIGVPVRQADGNQWWELFDPHSNRFYYYNSAGRVTVWHRPQDADIVPLSQLQAMKRNRESEQRTDGGAKERQHGNQSTGSQDRRTPLPPLEPYSQELECAGKEPTEQEIDNRQKLDLHSMDSNRGTLREEQSDTCQRWQPPSGSKAAMLVKVSSIGRSQGRGIGGAASLHLPQSKANGHSACTLNSGSVKSVSGYMLSQQAYKTTPGGKIALDTRQAHHLRKASNGSFCLVASGDSSPHLPSPQPQASSPRPVSPHYGATARFYDDPLADCPIYDEPPVDMEVEGAHLHNGTSRHNHSLQKVKLLQHPGQSYTGSRHKRNPSDYSPAGLECIKHMVNVDPKQGLLSTSPMPSPIPSPTSAPESLLLPTRGPQKEPLSLEKKQSMRIVEAGLLRAMEVHHSRQGSQGSQDYSTPPPPAVSYQDSGYSTGPSPSLRRKSRRRMGAGGRPGSVGSTGELTALNERLMEEMREVVSRSNTMRETKAGLDLEMSERCSTPRTHSTGRCSSREDISSSNRSLSRTSNYPIVAFSQLDIPGRQKRTYEKVDTLEQSIGLSSPETAGPPSQAGTLEPKVQLDNRTKSMVDNRMGSLGPHRHVVSDSNLQRSEAGGFQLSYATLRQPPPPDASMADWASKHLNMHTQGLFRRRVSIANMLSWNRGSIKKPMLMTNDRTVRKEACEIFKLVQAYMGDRPSRLDRRHAALLIVTKCWGMQGLRDELYVQLVRQTTGNSSPRSLAAGWELMAVCLAFFAPSPKFCCYLEGYIQRHMEQTNDKKITQFILDQQDIKKKNSKSRKKRKQNSEEEAALPISTYAKYCHRKLQKVAISGGKKGLRKPTTEEVDHSRRAIMTPSLFGSSLEEVMERQCELFPDRKLPWVQVQLSQYVLALGGAQTEGIFRVPGDIDEVNALKLQVDQWRIPENLSDPNVPASLMKLWYRELEEPLIPMSFYKECISNYDDPVAAISVVQSLPELNRLVLCYFIHFLQVFAQPTNVAVTKMDVNNLAMVMAPNCLRCQSDDPRVIFENTRKEMSFLRMLIVHLDTSFIEGIV; via the exons ATGGCCGGGGCAAG CTCTGATTGGGTGGAAATACTGGAGCCCCGTTCCCAGGAACGAATGTACGTGAATTTGACGACAGGAGAGTGCGGATGGGAGCCACCCATCGGTGTGCCTGTCCGTCAGGCTGATGGCAACCAGTGGTGGGAACTTTTCGACCCCCATAGTAACAGGTTCTACTACTACAACTCTGCTGGCCGCGTGACCGTGTGGCATAGGCCCCAAGATGCGGATATTGTCCCTCTCTCTCAGCTTCAGGCCATGAAACGCAACAGAGAGTCAGAGCAAAGGACAGATGGGGGCGCAAAGGAAAGGCAACATGGAAATCAGTCTACAGGGAGTCAAGATAGACGCACCCCTCTGCCACCCTTGGAGCCTTACAGTCAAGAGCTCGAGTGTGCAGGGAAAGAGCCTACAGAGCAAGAAATAGACAACAGACAGAAATTAGACCTCCACAGCATGGATAGCAACAGAGGCACTCTCAG GGAAGAGCAAAGCGACACGTGTCAGAGGTGGCAGCCTCCTTCTGGATCTAAAGCCGCCATGTTAGTAAAGGTCAGTAGCATAGGCAGAAGCCAAGGAAGAGGAATCGGTGGTGCAGCTTCCCTTCACCTCCCACAGAGCAAAGCCAATGGTCACAGTGCCTGCACGCTCAATTCCGGCAGTGTCAAATCTGTTTCAGGCTACATGCTGTCCCAGCAAGCTTACAAAACCACACCGGGAGGCAAAATAGCACTAGATACGAGGCAGGCACACCACTTGAGGAAGGCAAGCAATGGCAGCTTTTGCCTGGTGGCCTCAGGTGACTCTTCTCCACATCTACCATCTCCACAGCCACAGGCCAGCTCACCAAGGCCTGTATCTCCACATTATGGAGCGACCGCACGTTTCTATGATGATCCATTAGCTGATTGCCCCATTTATGATGAACCTCCTGTTGATATGGAGGTAGAAGGTGCTCACTTACACAACGGCACATCCAGACACAATCACAGTCTACAGAAGGTAAAACTACTCCAGCACCCAGGTCAATCTTATACAGGCTCCCGACACAAGAGGAACCCCTCTGACTATAGTCCAGCAGGTCTGGAGTGTATCAAGCATATGGTGAATGTCGACCCCAAGCAAGGACTCCTTTCTACTTCGCCAATGCCCTCTCCCATCCCATCTCCAACATCTGCACCAGAGTCCTTACTTCTACCGACAAGGGGACCTCAAAAGGAGCCTTTAAGCTTGGAAAAGAAGCAGTCAATGAGGATTGTAGAAGCAGGTTTGCTTAGAGCTATGGAGGTGCATCACAGCAGGCAGGGGAGCCAAGGATCTCAGGACTATTCCACACCACCACCTCCCGCTGTTAGCTACCAAGATTCGGGTTACTCAACCGGCCCGTCTCCCAGCCTGCGGAGGAAAAGCAGGAGAAGGATGGGTGCCGGTGGCCGACCCGGCTCTGTGGGCAGCACCGGGGAGCTCACAGCGCTAAACGAGCGCCTGATGGAGGAAATGAGGGAGGTGGTGAGTCGCTCAAACACTATGCGGGAGACCAAAGCTGGTCTGGATTTAGAGATGTCGGAGCGCTGCTCCACACCACGCACACATAGCACGGGGCGGTGCTCATCCAGGGAAGATATTTCATCCTCAAACAGGTCACTGAGCAGGACAAGTAATTATCCTATTGTGGCCTTTTCACAACTGGACATCCCAGGAAGGCAGAAGCGGACGTATGAGAAGGTTGACACGCTTGAGCAGAGCATTGGATTGTCCTCCCCTGAGACGGCTGGACCCCCCTCACAG GCGGGAACACTGGAACCTAAGGTTCAATTGGATAATAGAACGAAAAGCATGGTGGACAACAGAATGGGTTCACTCGGCCCTCATCGACACGTCGTCAGCGATTCCAACTTGCAGAGAAGTGAGGCTGGGGGTTTCCAGCTTTCTTACGCCACCCTTCGTCAGCCCCCACCCCCAGATGCAAGCATGGCAGACTGGGCCAGCAAGCACCTGAACATGCATACACAGGGTCTGTTCCGCCGGAGAGTCTCCATTGCCAACATGCTATCATGGAACCGTGGCTCTATCAAGAAGCCCATGCTGATGACCAACGACCGCACGGTGCGCAAGGAAGCCTGCGAGATATTCAAACTCGTCCAGGCCTACATGGGAGACCGGCCCTCGCGGCTAGACCGACGTCACGCAGCTCTCCTCATTGTCACTAAGTGCTGGGGCATGCAAGGCCTTAGAGATGAGCTGTACGTCCAGCTTGTGAGGCAGACCACAGGCAACAGCAGCCCACGCAGCCTGGCAGCAGGATGGGAGCTCATGGCTGTGTGCCTTGCCTTCTTCGCTCCATCGCCCAAGTTCTGCTGCTACCTGGAAGGTTACATTCAGCGCCACATGGAGCAAACCAATGACAAGAAAA taacccAGTTCATACTGGACCAGCAGGATATTAAGAAGAAGAACTCCAAATCCAGGAAGAAGAGAAAACAGAACAGCGAAGAGGAAGCAG CTCTACCTATCAGCACATATGCAAAGTACTGTCACCGGAAACTCCAGAAAGTGGCGATTTCTGGAGGGAAAAAG GGCCTCCGCAAACCAACCACAGAGGAGGTAGACCACAGTCGACGTGCTATCATGACACCGTCTCTGTTTGGCAGCTCTCTAGAGGAGGTAATGGAGCGACAGTGTGAACTCTTCCCAGACAGGAAGTTGCCGTGGGTGCAAGTGCAGCTGTCGCAGTATGTTCTAGCTTTGGGTGGAGCTCAGACAGAGGGAATATTCAG GGTCCCTGGTGACATTGATGAAGTTAATGCACTGAAGCTCCAGGTGGATCAATGGAGGATCCCTGAGAATTTGTCAGATCCCAACGTGCCTG CTTCTCTGATGAAGCTGTGGTACCGTGAGCTGGAAGAGCCTCTGATCCCTATGAGCTTCTACAAGGAGTGCATCAGTAACTATGACGATCCTGTGGCAGCCATTAGTGTAGTGCAGTCTCTGCCTGAGCTCAACCGCCTGGTGCTGTGCTACTTCATTCATTTCCTACAG GTATTTGCCCAGCCTACAAACGTTGCGGTCACAAAAATGGACGTAAACAACCTCGCAATGGTAATGGCTCCCAATTGCCTTCGGTGTCAGTCGGATGACCCTCGTGTAATATTCGAGAACACTCGCAAGGAGATGTCTTTCCTACGCATGCTGATCGTACATCTGGACACAAGCTTTATAGAGGGCATTGTTTAA